From Anticarsia gemmatalis isolate Benzon Research Colony breed Stoneville strain chromosome 16, ilAntGemm2 primary, whole genome shotgun sequence:
ACTAATTTGCTCTTAATCTTTGCAGGGTCCAGCAGAACTAACAGCGAGTGCAATCTTGTCAACGTACACCAAATTAGAAAAGTCTCTGAAACCTGAAAGACCTAAACAAAGCTCTCTAGTtactatgtaagtatttaaatttatttgatcaTACAATAACATACAACTAGTTAgcttacattacatttaaatgtttgaTTCGAAAGGTAATCTAATACATTAATGTGCCCTGTGCTGTCTAGTTCGTATAGTTGCCAAATGACCGAAAACTCGGAAAATCATCAGAATACTGATTGTACAtacctttacaaaaataaaattttgatttttgatttagATTATTATCAGAACTATCTTTAGAAATTCTTGAATTTACTGCAAACTTCAAACGTTTTAGCTCAaacttacattataatattgtccTGTTGTCCAGTTTCTCAGTATGGAACACAATAATGGGTTCGTCGCTGCTGACGATGGCGTGGGGCGTGGAGCGCGCTGGTCTGCCGGCCGCGCTCATCCTCGTGGCGTTCATGGCAGCCTTGTGTCTGTACACTGCGTACGTGCTGCTCAGGGTGAACAAACATCATGGTGAGGAGttacatttctttatttaatactttttagaGTACTTTGGTGAGACTGTTGATACAGTCCAGTCAGTCAGTTACCTGAAAAGATTTTAGAATTGTTCTTGGTGTGGAAACTAGAAAGCGTTTATAAATCGCAGGTATCATGGTCGCTAGGCTATCCAGGAACcctttgttcaataaaattgcCAATTTTTACTATAGGTAAGTACTATCAATTCGAAGAAAACTGATGActgaatattatgtaattaaaatcgAAGAATACATAACAAAATTCCGCGCGATTACAGTGACACATTCAGGTTATACAAAAACCTCTGAAAGACCTCcagaattttttattaatgttatcatttaaagtaattttctatTCCATCACCACCATACTTTTTATCCATTACCATAAAACATGAAATTCCTTCAGGCAGTGATAGTTGCGAAGTGCCTGCACTATGTCGGACGCTGCTGGGGCGCTGGGCGGAGGTGCTGGCGCACATGTTCAGTCTGCTGGTGCTGCTCGGCGCCAACATCGTCTACTGGATACTCATCACCAACTTCCTTTACTTCACCGTCAATTATTTTGTCGGTAATACACTTGTTTTACTATAAAGCTCTATAGAGCCTAAATGCTATGGATTAACATTTCTTAGCTGGCATTTACACAGCTAAACTCTGAAGTAAAAGAAATTCGCTGTCGTAAGCTTTTGCTGGCAGCCAATATATATACTCattcagtaaaattattgattaattaaGGTCAAATATCAACAATTGTTATTGGATAAAATAACATACTTAGTTGAAAAGTTTAATGCCAATTCTAGGAAACTTAGCATGAAACAGAGTCAAAAGTACTAAGAACTAGGCTAGAAGCTGTAGGCGTCTAATAGATTCCTTAAAATAATTCCTGGCACATGTTTACTagcaaaaatgttttgaaaccTTTAGATTCTCATTACAGCAAGTTAAACCTATTCTCTAAATAATCTTTTTCACAATTTTACTGGCAAAACATGTTTAAAACCTCTATCCTCTTATATTTCACTACcggacacgcgcaacttcgcttgcgtcacataagagagaatgggtcaaaatttttgtaacattttttattggtactctgctcctattggtcgtagcgtgatgatatatagtctatagccgtcctcgataaatggactatctaacactgaaagaattttccaattCCAGAGATCAgtgcgttaaaacaaacaaacaaactcttcagctttataatattagtatagataacagtAAACTAATCTGTCTCCCACAGACTTGCACTCATCCAACACGACAGAGTACAACATGACACTCCTCTGTCCTCGTCACGTGAACCAGTCCCTCCTCCTCGCCGAGCCGGTGGAGGAGGTGTCTCCGTACTGGGGGCTACACTCCACCGTGCCTATGTACGTCGCACTCATCGTGTTCCCGCTGCTCAACTTCAGAAATGTATCGTTCTTCACCAAGTTTAATTCTTTGGGTAAGttgcttgtttttttatttaaattgctgtgttttactttttgatatGTGTCAATTGTTTAAATATCGACAGCTGTAAATAGTGGGGTAATAAAATCGAATGGTTTTTGTTAAGAGCAATTTGTTTATACCTCAAAGACATTCGCggaaaatcataattttccaaaaatagctgatcatactcaatcttttggtGCACATTATTCAAtggaaaaaaacatttgccattgattgaaatgtttaattctaactcattctacctgattttgatcagttatttattaaagttacgtaacacagaggttttgaatgattgagtatgatcagctactttacttttttggagctgactgtacctagTGCTATTACAAGACAGGAGATTAAATGAAATTTCTGGAGCTATTCCACTGCagtaatttgaaatgttttcagCGTCGATTTATGTCTGCTAGAATCTAGATAAGACCAGGTTTTTACAATATCCACACAAAATACTTATGAGCTGATGAGTAGATAAATACCTTttactatattactatatttatctGCGGGTTAAACTATTCATAAATGCTCTGAAGggtttttaatgttatttcttcATCTCCAGGCACATTATCAGTAGTGTACCTGTTAATCTTCGTGCTAGTGAAGGGCTACTCGTGGGGGATCCACCTGCCGCCGCTGGACACGCGGCCAGTTCGTAACGCGGCCGTGCTGAGCGGCATGCTGGCGCTGTCCTTCTATATacacaacattattattactatcatGAGTAATAATGCCAGGCAGGATAAGAATGTAAGTTACTACCGATATTTTTAACCCCTGTCGCAATAAGAGGGTCGTtttaagtttgacgtgtctgtctgtttgtggTATCATAACTCCCGTACGGATGCAGCGATTTCAATTTaggtttttttgtattaaaggtgattatttaacttattgtaaggaagttttaaagaaaaactctcggtcccactgctgggcaaacgTCTTTTTCTGGAATGAAAAAAaggctaggccttgagttcatCAGGTTTCGTTCAAATACGGGTTGgagatattttttcaaaatttaataactgtttaaagaactcatgtaatagtttattaaatagtaaaGACGTGTTTGCGGTCGCAGTACCTGCTCTAACATTTCAAACAATCCAAATTCTGCTGTGAGAGAGAGATAACACTATAAGATCTGCATAACGTTGTTCCTTTTCAATTAGAAACTTGCATCGCTTAGGAGTTTTCTAACCGTTGTTCTTATTTTTGCAGGGCAGGGATCTAACGATAGCATTCTTGTTGGTGACTGTAACATATACGCTAGTTGGAGCTGTGTTCTACATCTGCTTTCCTTTAGCAAAGTCTTGTATTGAAGATGtaagtattttcttaaatttaatcTTGTAATAATTCCGTCATAAGATTCTGATTAATTAGAAAATTCAGATAAAGTATTgctttaattactatttttttcagaacatattgaacaattttgacatgCACGACATAATGACTGCGGTTGCCAGAATTCTACTACTATTTCAAGTAAGTACTAGACTTTACTTTGCTGACATGCAGTATAcagtggcgtaactacagggtggcaagtcggcaaaatgccACGGGCCCCCAGCCGGAAAGGGCCCCCGATCAGAGGAAAATCCCAActcaatcttttttatttatcgtacATTTCAGTTTTTTATATTGGCGAAGGGGTCCATCTCATGAATTTGCCACGGGTATCGAACggtatagttacgccactggCATTATAGAACTGTTACGTACGTACGTTATTAATTTAGCGTAATTTACGTATTATACGTAAATTCTTTCCTTCTATCAACTACTTGCAACGTTTCAATTTCCTCGAAATTCTAACTACTTAATCGGATTTCTAAAACTCCTTTTCTATTTAAGTTAGAAAGTATAAACTCAAACTAAAACtatatattggcttagcctttgttccaaactatgttggagtcggcttccagtctcacctccacaacccaatacctgggttataacacgatacccttcagtaagactggttgtcagactttcaagcttctgactactgttaacgactgtcaaagatcttcgaaaatgacagccgggacccacaatttcacgtgccttccgaaacacggagaaactcgatatgtataaaatggtcacccatccacagaacaacctcagcaagcatagcttaacctcagagatcgatctgcgcggctgttgttaactaagcctcGAGCTCCTCCTAAACACTTAAACAAAACtacataaactaattaataaacaattcttTATTCCCCAGGTGGTGACAGTATACCCCCTCGTAGCTTACATGTTACGTACTGAAGCGATCCTGCTTCTACCTCTGAAGGAGACGCGGACTCTGACCATCGTGATCAACCTCAGTATCATGACCATGTGTGTGCTTGTCGCCTGCTTCTGTCCTAGCATAGGAACTATTATCAGGTAAGAAAAATACAGAATATATCTTTACAGTTACAAAGAAAACTagaaaacttattattaatttggCCCATCGCTGTCGCACTACTAGGCATGGGTGTCCTCCCGTattgaggaaggggttaggccttaagttcaCCATGGTAGTAAAGTGCGAGTTTGGAACTTGGTAGCCCTTCGGAAACTTCAAAGAACCCTCAGGTTTGTAAGATTTTCGcgcaatgttttccttcactgtaaAACCAAGTAATGTGTTGCTTTGGATTCGAAGTTCCGCCTACTTAGGTATATAATCTGTGAATTTTTGTACCACTTGCTTTACTGACCTCACTGTAAAAGTACTCCAAATCGTTATATCAACGTGGTAAATTACAATAAGGGGAATacgtattaaaaatacttaccgccttattcataaaaatatatgaagttatgaaaggcttataaagagtttggtttctttcactccttagcgaaatgaaagagagaaaacataaatagcagctttttaattaaaataggtttatagtgtgtttataattatgaataagatGGTTAGTATATTACCATAACAAGGATATAATGAAGATAACAAGAGAAAGAGAATGTCTTACTAATATAACACGAAGAAGCTGGAAGTCCTGGAAGTACCTACTGGGATATTTTCACttaatattaagtactagctgacccgcgcaacttcgcttgcgtcacaaaagagagaatgggtcagaatcttcgtcgtctttgtaacattttttactgctactctgctcctagtgattgtagcgtgatgacatatagcctatagccttccgcgataaatggactatctaacactgaaataatttttcaaatcggaccagtagttcctgagattatcgcgatcaaacaaacaaacaaactctttagctttataatattagtatagatataatatgtatCTTATCTCTCAGATACACAGGAGCAGTGAGCGGTCTGGTGCACGTGTTCGCCCTCCCCTCCCTGTTACAAGTTCGTTCCCTACAACTGCGCGGCCGCCTCACGTGGTGGAAGACATTGTTCTACGCAGCCATCGTCGCCTTCGGAGCTCTCAACTTACTCATGCAGTTCTTTATTAACGAATAGTGATCTTGTTCATTAACTTTGTTTTAATCTTTAAAtggttattgaaaaaaatacgggaTAATTTAGTATAAGTAgttaagtacatatattattagtagtgtAGTGATTCAAGtgtgtttaaaattgtatattgaaCAGTGTGCTGTGTAGAGTTTAGTGAGTGTAACCGAAACTAAACCGAATTTTCACAATTAATAACCTGCAATAAAAGTTAGGGATAATTTTGGGCAGTCTCAACTATTCCggtttttacttaaaaaatcttaatatataatagagatttagaagatttttttaagttagttaAATCGTTTCAGTTTCGGTTATAAGAATTTAGTGGGAAACcaatatgttattaatatatcTGGACCCAAACTACCATAACCGTAACATtatcaatatcaaattaatGTCTCATAGAAGCAAGCTagagttgtaaaaatataaaaaagcagcAATTTATTTCTGTAGTAGGTATATGTTAATACCAAAGGTAAAATCTAGTCATAGTTACCgattaggtaaaaatatttagacataattttaatataaactagttttaaatatatataatcaGTTATTTTAGTGTTTATAGTTTACCAAACAGTACATTATGTATACGAATTGTCTTTGGtacttgcaaaataaaaaaaaaatctataacatagaagtttataaattttcaatcgcgcgTAAgtcccgttgcattataatattatgtgtaccagtaaaaaatccgttttttatataaacatttattaaataaaaaatatacaatgtatAACCGATTCcataaataagtaacaatttGTATCTTTGGCCAATTATTAGgacattatacaaaataattacctttTTTGTATGTACCAAAGATTTTAGGATTaaagtatttaacaaaaaccatgatttttatttatttttaggcagtataatgttgatttatatttattttatatacttataaagtACTAAGAAGTTTTCATATAACTTAAgactaatttaaaaatcttatatttgtGATTGTGTTTAAATATATGGCAACACTACAAAATGGAAGGAACTTCagggtatattttataaactttacttatttattattaaaaactttacttattaaaatgtctttatcAACAGTTAAACCTAGGATGAAGTTTAAAAAAACCTGGATGATTGAACCTTGAATTGAAACCTGATGATGAAAGATTAATAACAAAGGTTTACATAGAAAAAAGTGTAAGTTGGGTAGATTTCttaaaatttcgtaaaatattagGCATGTGTTATATTTAGAGCaagcattaaaaatatagtccgacaacttactAAAGAGCCTTGATACGGAAACGTTCGAGATTATAATTGATTATTCcgtgtatgtataaaataaagtagttgtagCAGACAGAAAAACGCCCGCTACATAACTCAATGATAGACTGATATCCTAAATTCTATTTTGTGTCACCCTGCACACAAGGCTTTTCACTCAGTTGTCGAGCTACATAAGTATGGCATCAGTCTGGAGTTTTTTCATTGTGATTTACATTTAGCTAActcattattacaatatttaagaaCTGTAGGatacaattttacttttcaCCCTGTCTTAACAGTTTATTAGAAACATaacatgattatattatttaataatagatagttactttgtgaatatttatgtgatgacAGTAGGTGCATCACGGCCGGTGTACTTGGGCAGTTGAGAGATTTGCAGCGCCACGTCGATGAGAGGCTTTAACATGACCTGCGCGTCACCCAACACGTTCTTAGCTTCGTATGAGTCTATGTACAGTCTGAaatgtaaatacaaattaattattaatgactTCAAAGTCTAATTGATACGTAAATTAAGGAATACTTTTTGATTCTCAATCTTGTAGTGGTTTAAATACAAAATCGAATAGCAATTCtttaaagtaattgttatttgtttgcaAAGATTTTATTCCAGCTAACTGACATGTCAACGCTAagcttaagtttattttatttcgtttcattAGTTACTTATTTTTTGCAAGATTTGCAAACACACAGATGATCTATTTCGTTACAAAGTcattattacttacatattgttattaatcagttgtttgatttaataaaatcaaaatgacTTACCTGACGGTAGCTCCGGAGCTGCCGGTACCACTGAGGCGCAGCACGATACGCGAGCCGTCTTCGAAGATAATGCGGAGACCCTGTAAAGGTATTTAATACTTCTGTTACATATGTTTTCTTAAGGTTAACTAAGTTAAATCACTCGGTGTGTTTTACTTgcataatatacaaacaaaattcgcttaaatattaataagtccCCCAAGTTATAGATTACTTCGCCAAGCAAAAGTTGGTGTCGCTAACAAATTGATCGTTGACTGACGAATCAGCTAGTGACCACTATggaaataacaatttaaaatatcacaGTACCTGTTTCATAGCAACACTCTGGTCGATAGGGTCCATATAAGAGAAGTTATCAGCCAGCTTGACGATGTAAGTCTTGCCGCCGCTGGAGTGCGACGAGCCCACGAAGCCAGGAGACGTGATGGTCTTCTCTAGAGCCTGCATCATCTCGTTACATGGGTCACTTGCGCATTCTTCGTAGTCGTATCTGTTTAAACAGGTTCAAAGttattgtttact
This genomic window contains:
- the LOC142979305 gene encoding sodium-coupled neutral amino acid transporter 9 homolog isoform X2, giving the protein MSRAEASPLLGGAAPTNTYKTLSRDSLDSLGPAELTASAILSTYTKLEKSLKPERPKQSSLVTIFSVWNTIMGSSLLTMAWGVERAGLPAALILVAFMAALCLYTAYVLLRVNKHHGSDSCEVPALCRTLLGRWAEVLAHMFSLLVLLGANIVYWILITNFLYFTVNYFVDLHSSNTTEYNMTLLCPRHVNQSLLLAEPVEEVSPYWGLHSTVPMYVALIVFPLLNFRNVSFFTKFNSLGTLSVVYLLIFVLVKGYSWGIHLPPLDTRPVRNAAVLSGMLALSFYIHNIIITIMSNNARQDKNGRDLTIAFLLVTVTYTLVGAVFYICFPLAKSCIEDNILNNFDMHDIMTAVARILLLFQVVTVYPLVAYMLRTEAILLLPLKETRTLTIVINLSIMTMCVLVACFCPSIGTIIRYTGAVSGLVHVFALPSLLQVRSLQLRGRLTWWKTLFYAAIVAFGALNLLMQFFINE
- the LOC142979305 gene encoding sodium-coupled neutral amino acid transporter 9 homolog isoform X1, whose product is MRFLDKIPTGRENDSAASSFQSVDSFEIFGSACSDYTDCEYCDERRRRYKKHKYYSPSISTNHSYCSAMSRAEASPLLGGAAPTNTYKTLSRDSLDSLGPAELTASAILSTYTKLEKSLKPERPKQSSLVTIFSVWNTIMGSSLLTMAWGVERAGLPAALILVAFMAALCLYTAYVLLRVNKHHGSDSCEVPALCRTLLGRWAEVLAHMFSLLVLLGANIVYWILITNFLYFTVNYFVDLHSSNTTEYNMTLLCPRHVNQSLLLAEPVEEVSPYWGLHSTVPMYVALIVFPLLNFRNVSFFTKFNSLGTLSVVYLLIFVLVKGYSWGIHLPPLDTRPVRNAAVLSGMLALSFYIHNIIITIMSNNARQDKNGRDLTIAFLLVTVTYTLVGAVFYICFPLAKSCIEDNILNNFDMHDIMTAVARILLLFQVVTVYPLVAYMLRTEAILLLPLKETRTLTIVINLSIMTMCVLVACFCPSIGTIIRYTGAVSGLVHVFALPSLLQVRSLQLRGRLTWWKTLFYAAIVAFGALNLLMQFFINE